In Shouchella patagoniensis, the following are encoded in one genomic region:
- a CDS encoding pyruvate, water dikinase regulatory protein has product MTNQSERLIVYIVSDSVGETAELVVKAAVSQFNGSNVELRRIPYVEDKGTIQEVVEIAQKAKALIAFTLVVPEVKEFLLASAKAANVETVDIIGPVLGKINQLTNEQPRYEPGLIYRLDEEYFRKVEAIEFAVKYDDGRDPRGIILADIVLIGVSRTSKTPLSQYLAHKRLKVANVPLVPEVEPPEELFKVAAKKCIGLKISPEKLNSIRTERLKALGLKSEANYANINRIKEELAYAKKVMDRVNCPVIDVSNKAVEETANLISSMFQRS; this is encoded by the coding sequence ATGACAAATCAATCAGAACGATTAATCGTCTACATTGTTTCAGATTCTGTTGGGGAAACAGCAGAACTGGTGGTGAAAGCTGCTGTTAGTCAGTTTAATGGCTCTAATGTTGAACTACGGCGCATTCCATATGTAGAAGATAAAGGAACAATCCAAGAAGTTGTAGAAATTGCTCAAAAGGCAAAAGCATTAATTGCTTTTACATTGGTTGTTCCCGAGGTTAAAGAGTTTCTTCTTGCGAGTGCAAAAGCAGCTAACGTTGAGACTGTAGACATCATTGGACCTGTGCTAGGAAAGATTAATCAATTAACAAATGAACAGCCGCGGTACGAGCCTGGTTTAATTTATCGGCTTGATGAAGAATACTTTCGTAAAGTAGAAGCGATTGAATTTGCCGTTAAATACGATGATGGCAGAGACCCACGAGGAATCATTCTAGCTGATATTGTGTTGATCGGTGTATCTCGTACATCAAAAACACCTTTGTCTCAATATTTAGCTCATAAACGTCTAAAAGTTGCGAATGTACCTCTTGTTCCAGAGGTTGAACCTCCAGAAGAGCTATTTAAAGTTGCTGCTAAGAAATGTATTGGGTTAAAAATAAGTCCAGAAAAGCTAAATAGCATTCGGACGGAACGATTAAAAGCACTTGGATTAAAATCAGAAGCAAATTATGCGAACATTAATCGGATTAAAGAAGAGTTGGCTTATGCTAAAAAAGTAATGGATCGAGTTAATTGTCCGGTTATTGATGTTTCAAATAAAGCTGTTGAAGAAACCGCTAATCTGATTTCAAGTATGTTTCAAAGAAGTTAA
- the dnaG gene encoding DNA primase, protein MSVKIPDDKLIEVREASDIVEVIGEYVQLKKQGRQYGGLCPFHDEKTPSFSVSEDKQVYHCFGCGAGGNVFTFLQELEGWTFSKTVYHLAERAKIHLETQQVDASRSTEDNHVREMKEGHELAASTYHSILLLTEEGAPGRVYAEERNFTQEQLDYFRIGYALNEWETLAHVLKNKGFDLSVMEAGGLVAKRKSEGYYDLFRSRLIVPITDSQGSVVAFGGRQIGEGQPKYLNSPETPIFQKAKTLFHMYEARPSIRKQNKVYLFEGAFDVMAAWQTGITNSVATLGTALSVDHAKLLRRNAEEAILCFDGDNAGREAIKKAIPVLQEAGCQVQVCVLPDGYDPDDYIKEFGEEAFRQLLNNELLSVIAFRMYDAKQGKNMQNEGERLRYIEEMIQFLAGVDQSVERDYYLRRLSEEFQLPMDVLQQELERKNQQEKQKHVDVNPKRDSSTSTPRQPSQRFNQARPAPAHIKAERILLAYMLQDEEMVWRISEKLEDGFNVDEHQALYAYLLSFVSRDADAGMQQFVESLEDQKLAKLAAYLVMLPVKEECTEEELDDYIKRIEQYPKWVRIKEQQQAARLEQDPVLAAKQQMELIRLKKELQGK, encoded by the coding sequence GTGAGTGTTAAAATACCAGATGACAAACTCATTGAAGTAAGAGAAGCAAGCGACATTGTTGAAGTGATCGGAGAATACGTACAGTTAAAGAAGCAGGGAAGGCAATATGGTGGACTTTGTCCTTTCCATGATGAAAAAACGCCTTCGTTTTCTGTGTCGGAGGATAAACAAGTCTATCACTGTTTTGGCTGTGGTGCAGGCGGTAACGTATTTACGTTCCTGCAAGAATTAGAAGGTTGGACGTTTTCCAAAACAGTCTATCACTTAGCTGAACGAGCAAAGATCCACTTGGAGACACAACAAGTCGATGCGAGCCGCTCAACTGAAGACAATCATGTTCGAGAAATGAAAGAGGGACATGAGTTAGCCGCTTCCACCTATCACAGCATCCTCTTACTTACAGAAGAGGGCGCGCCTGGGCGTGTATATGCTGAAGAACGGAACTTCACGCAGGAACAATTAGATTATTTTCGAATTGGATATGCGCTTAATGAGTGGGAAACACTCGCGCATGTGTTAAAAAATAAAGGCTTTGATTTATCGGTTATGGAGGCGGGCGGACTCGTTGCAAAAAGAAAGTCGGAAGGGTACTATGACCTCTTTCGTAGCCGCTTAATCGTTCCAATTACAGACAGTCAAGGCAGTGTTGTTGCATTTGGAGGCCGACAAATTGGTGAAGGGCAGCCCAAATATCTAAATAGCCCTGAAACGCCAATTTTTCAAAAGGCAAAAACACTATTTCACATGTATGAAGCAAGACCGAGCATCCGTAAGCAAAATAAAGTGTATTTATTTGAAGGTGCTTTTGATGTTATGGCTGCTTGGCAAACGGGCATCACAAATTCAGTTGCTACGTTAGGGACGGCGTTAAGTGTCGACCATGCGAAGTTGCTTCGACGAAATGCAGAAGAAGCAATTCTTTGTTTTGATGGAGATAATGCCGGACGAGAAGCAATTAAAAAAGCGATACCGGTTTTACAAGAAGCGGGATGTCAAGTTCAAGTATGCGTATTACCTGATGGTTATGATCCAGATGACTATATTAAGGAATTTGGAGAAGAAGCGTTTCGGCAGTTGCTTAATAATGAGCTATTGTCCGTTATCGCTTTTCGGATGTATGATGCCAAACAAGGTAAGAATATGCAAAATGAAGGAGAACGACTCCGTTATATCGAGGAAATGATTCAGTTCTTAGCCGGTGTAGATCAATCGGTTGAACGAGATTATTACTTGCGTCGACTATCTGAAGAGTTTCAATTACCGATGGATGTCCTTCAACAGGAACTGGAGCGGAAAAATCAACAAGAAAAGCAGAAGCATGTTGATGTAAATCCAAAGCGTGATTCCTCCACCTCAACGCCTAGGCAGCCGTCGCAACGTTTTAACCAAGCACGTCCAGCGCCAGCTCATATAAAAGCAGAGCGAATCTTGCTTGCGTATATGTTGCAAGATGAAGAAATGGTTTGGCGGATTTCAGAGAAGCTTGAGGATGGTTTTAATGTCGATGAACATCAAGCGTTATATGCATACTTGCTTTCTTTTGTCTCACGAGACGCAGATGCGGGGATGCAGCAATTCGTCGAAAGCTTGGAAGATCAAAAGTTAGCTAAACTTGCAGCTTACTTAGTAATGTTGCCGGTTAAGGAAGAGTGTACGGAAGAAGAACTAGATGATTATATTAAGCGGATTGAACAATACCCAAAATGGGTACGCATAAAAGAGCAACAGCAAGCTGCGCGATTAGAGCAAGATCCAGTTTTAGCAGCAAAACAACAAATGGAGCTCATACGCTTAAAGAAAGAACTGCAAGGTAAGTAA
- a CDS encoding DUF188 domain-containing protein codes for MNLSRLHKKQMVFVFSYAHSMALPDDVKTAIVDTDKEAADLYLLQVTKGGDICVTQDHALASLLVAKGVIVLSPRGHLYKEEEMASMLDSRYLSQKARRAGKKTKGPKKFTEADRAMFNETFERILAKRESF; via the coding sequence ATGAATCTTTCGCGGCTTCATAAAAAACAAATGGTCTTTGTTTTTTCTTATGCACATAGTATGGCTCTGCCTGATGATGTAAAAACGGCAATCGTTGATACAGACAAAGAAGCAGCGGACTTATATTTGCTGCAGGTAACAAAAGGTGGGGACATTTGTGTGACGCAAGATCATGCACTAGCTTCTTTGCTTGTTGCTAAAGGCGTGATCGTTCTTTCACCACGTGGACATCTCTATAAGGAAGAAGAGATGGCGTCTATGCTTGATTCGCGCTACCTCTCACAAAAAGCGAGACGAGCAGGAAAAAAAACAAAAGGACCAAAGAAATTTACTGAAGCTGATCGGGCGATGTTTAATGAGACGTTTGAGAGAATACTCGCAAAAAGGGAATCATTTTGA
- a CDS encoding CarD family transcriptional regulator: protein MFKVGDNVVYPYHGAGTIQDIEEKNVLGETHSYFILHFPLVDIKLMLPETKIEQSGLRKVISSSEIDSVAVALQTGPDTPPSTSQFSRDTENLLKSGSIIDAAYLVSSLSKKQAERSNGLHIQDRHHLQKARQMLASELVVVQDYSEEQAYEFIDTNLLEAAN, encoded by the coding sequence ATGTTTAAAGTTGGAGACAACGTTGTTTACCCGTATCATGGTGCTGGAACGATTCAGGATATAGAAGAAAAGAATGTGTTAGGTGAAACACATTCCTATTTCATTCTACATTTTCCATTAGTAGATATTAAGCTCATGTTGCCAGAAACGAAAATTGAGCAATCAGGGCTTAGAAAGGTCATTTCCTCCTCTGAAATTGACAGTGTGGCTGTAGCACTTCAGACCGGACCCGACACCCCGCCTTCAACTAGCCAATTTTCACGAGATACGGAAAATTTATTGAAAAGCGGGAGCATTATTGATGCTGCATATTTAGTATCTTCCCTATCAAAAAAACAGGCTGAGCGTTCAAATGGTCTCCACATACAAGATCGGCACCATTTACAAAAAGCAAGACAAATGCTTGCAAGTGAACTTGTGGTTGTTCAAGACTACTCTGAAGAACAAGCTTATGAATTTATTGATACGAATTTGCTTGAAGCTGCGAATTAA
- the rpoD gene encoding RNA polymerase sigma factor RpoD has protein sequence MADKPLRPVTEGDITIDQVKEQLVELGKKRGTLTYAEITEKMAAFEQDADQMDEFYEYLGEQGVELLNETDDEVPSMQQVEKNEEEFDLNDLSVPPGIKINDPVRMYLKEIGRVPLLSAEEEVELAKRIEQGDEEAKKRLAEANLRLVVSIAKRYVGRGMLFLDLIQEGNMGLIKAVEKFDYDKGFKFSTYATWWIRQAITRAIADQARTIRIPVHMVETINKLIRVQRQLLQDYGREPTPEEVGKEMDLTPDKVREILKIAQEPVSLETPIGEEDDSHLGDFIEDQEALAPSDAAAYELLKEQLEDVLDTLTDREENVLRLRFGLDDGRTRTLEEVGKVFGVTRERIRQIEAKALRKLRHPSRSKRLKDFLD, from the coding sequence ATGGCGGATAAACCGTTACGTCCTGTAACTGAAGGTGACATTACCATCGATCAAGTAAAAGAACAATTGGTGGAGCTCGGGAAAAAGCGTGGAACGCTTACGTATGCCGAAATTACAGAGAAAATGGCTGCGTTCGAACAAGATGCCGATCAAATGGATGAGTTTTATGAATACCTAGGTGAACAAGGTGTTGAGCTTTTGAATGAAACTGATGACGAAGTTCCATCCATGCAGCAAGTAGAAAAGAATGAAGAAGAATTTGATTTAAACGATCTAAGCGTCCCTCCAGGAATTAAAATAAATGATCCAGTCCGTATGTATTTAAAAGAAATCGGTAGAGTCCCACTTTTATCAGCTGAAGAAGAAGTTGAGCTAGCAAAACGGATTGAACAAGGTGACGAAGAAGCGAAAAAGCGCTTAGCTGAAGCGAATTTAAGACTTGTTGTTTCGATTGCCAAACGTTATGTTGGCCGTGGTATGCTTTTTCTTGATTTAATTCAAGAAGGAAATATGGGTCTTATTAAAGCCGTTGAAAAGTTCGATTACGATAAAGGATTTAAATTTAGCACGTACGCCACATGGTGGATTCGTCAAGCCATTACTCGTGCGATCGCTGACCAAGCAAGAACGATCAGAATACCCGTTCACATGGTCGAAACAATTAATAAATTAATTCGTGTACAGCGTCAGTTGCTGCAAGACTACGGCCGGGAACCGACACCTGAAGAAGTTGGTAAAGAAATGGATTTAACACCGGACAAGGTTCGTGAGATTTTAAAAATCGCGCAAGAGCCTGTTTCACTTGAAACGCCAATTGGTGAAGAAGATGACTCGCATTTAGGAGATTTCATTGAAGATCAAGAAGCGCTTGCGCCGTCAGATGCAGCTGCATACGAGTTATTAAAAGAACAGCTTGAAGATGTATTGGACACGTTAACTGACCGTGAAGAAAATGTATTACGCTTGCGTTTTGGCCTCGATGATGGGCGAACACGCACTCTTGAAGAAGTAGGGAAAGTATTTGGTGTTACGCGAGAGCGAATTCGTCAAATAGAGGCAAAAGCGCTCCGTAAATTGCGTCATCCAAGTCGTAGCAAACGTCTAAAAGATTTTCTCGATTAA
- a CDS encoding tRNA (adenine(22)-N(1))-methyltransferase: MNEKQLSMRLERVAAYLDSYSKIADIGSDHAYLPCFLSLRTESIQAIAGEINEGPFQAAKKQVSRSGLSERIEVRKGSGLSVIESKDKVEAIAIAGMGGPLIASILEDGKNRLAGVQRLVLQPNIAAHSIRKWLIHNKYYLVNEDILEEDGKIYEILVAEPSKEKRHYTEIELLLGPFLSKRRPVPFKKKWQREVDAWKQVLKELEKGKQSNETVAKRNEMIEKIKMVEEVL, translated from the coding sequence ATGAATGAGAAGCAGCTGTCCATGCGGCTAGAGCGCGTGGCAGCTTATTTAGATTCGTACAGCAAAATAGCTGATATTGGTTCAGATCATGCTTACTTACCATGTTTTTTAAGCTTGCGAACTGAATCGATCCAAGCAATTGCCGGAGAAATTAATGAAGGACCTTTTCAAGCTGCAAAAAAACAAGTGAGTCGTTCTGGACTTAGTGAGAGGATTGAAGTAAGAAAAGGAAGTGGGCTTTCAGTCATTGAATCCAAAGATAAAGTGGAAGCAATCGCTATAGCAGGTATGGGTGGACCACTCATTGCAAGCATTCTTGAAGACGGGAAAAATAGGCTTGCTGGAGTGCAAAGGCTTGTTCTGCAACCAAATATTGCAGCTCATTCAATCAGAAAGTGGCTCATACACAACAAGTATTATTTAGTTAACGAAGATATTCTTGAAGAAGATGGAAAAATATATGAAATCCTTGTTGCAGAGCCATCGAAAGAGAAAAGGCATTATACAGAAATAGAGTTGTTGTTAGGTCCGTTTTTAAGTAAAAGACGACCTGTCCCATTTAAAAAGAAATGGCAAAGAGAAGTAGATGCTTGGAAACAAGTGTTGAAAGAGCTTGAAAAGGGAAAACAATCAAATGAAACAGTCGCTAAGCGCAACGAGATGATAGAAAAAATAAAAATGGTAGAGGAGGTTCTGTAA
- the vrrA gene encoding VrrA/YqfQ family protein, translating to MQPYLGPPASPIPMQPFVAGGSRFLGPTTGMLQTGAHMSGMFPQQTASIATSRTGGGVLSKLLGAGRFGAGALGGGSGVNFATILTNTQRVMGITQQVAPMIQQYGPFIKSVPTLWKMMRSMSSSSGVTKEEHISKQASSIPITNEETQSSSPKQLATKLQAPVSDTNKKIVSRPYKRTTTENDVPQPKLYV from the coding sequence ATGCAACCTTATTTAGGACCGCCAGCAAGTCCCATTCCTATGCAACCTTTTGTCGCTGGGGGAAGTCGATTTTTAGGTCCTACCACAGGCATGTTGCAAACAGGTGCTCATATGAGTGGCATGTTCCCACAACAGACGGCTTCAATTGCTACTAGCCGTACTGGTGGTGGTGTACTATCAAAGCTATTAGGAGCTGGACGGTTTGGAGCGGGTGCTCTTGGAGGTGGAAGCGGAGTTAACTTTGCCACCATATTAACGAACACCCAACGAGTTATGGGCATTACACAGCAAGTTGCTCCGATGATTCAACAGTATGGTCCTTTCATTAAGAGTGTGCCTACACTTTGGAAAATGATGCGCTCAATGTCTTCTTCCTCTGGTGTTACAAAAGAAGAACATATAAGTAAACAAGCAAGCAGCATTCCAATAACGAATGAAGAAACGCAATCGTCGTCTCCAAAACAATTAGCTACCAAATTACAAGCTCCAGTTTCAGATACAAATAAGAAAATTGTCTCTAGACCATACAAAAGAACAACAACAGAAAATGACGTCCCCCAGCCAAAACTTTATGTATAA
- a CDS encoding DEAD/DEAH box helicase codes for MKADNFSRLGITERLQKGLVDAGVTHPTEIQERLIPAILNKKDVIGQSQTGTGKTFAFLLPIVESIDVEQKQVQAIITAPTRELCSQLFNELKKLIAPYEGEVEAQLFVGGTDRAKQIQKLSSNQPHVIVGTPGRMNDLIANRALLAHTATTLVVDEADQMLDMGFIEDVDRLASSMAEKLQMLVFSATVPEKLQPFLKKYMNNPRHVHVTPETQAAERVDHRLVPVRHRDKISVLKETISGLTPYLAIVFANTKEQADLIANALAEEGLLVDRLHGGLPPRERKKVMKRVEDLSIQYLVATDLAARGIDIKGVTHIINFEFPSDLDFYIHRVGRTARAGADGIAISLYESEDEAACAKLVKRGIKFTFVEWKQGDWVEVKAPVGAKRMKHKPEQQKDKTDKPKEKQTDARTGGKAKAKPKKVKPAYKRKARTANEKRQKKESRVRSRNSK; via the coding sequence ATGAAGGCAGATAATTTTAGCAGGTTAGGTATTACAGAGCGTTTACAAAAAGGATTAGTTGATGCAGGAGTGACGCATCCGACAGAAATTCAAGAGCGATTAATTCCCGCGATTTTAAATAAAAAGGATGTTATTGGACAATCTCAAACAGGGACTGGTAAAACATTTGCATTTTTGTTGCCAATTGTGGAAAGCATTGATGTTGAACAAAAACAAGTTCAGGCGATTATTACAGCGCCAACACGTGAACTGTGTAGTCAACTTTTCAATGAACTCAAAAAATTAATAGCTCCGTATGAAGGAGAAGTAGAGGCCCAGCTTTTTGTAGGGGGCACTGATCGAGCGAAACAAATTCAAAAACTTTCTTCCAATCAGCCACATGTTATTGTCGGAACTCCTGGTCGAATGAATGATTTAATTGCGAATCGTGCGTTACTCGCGCATACTGCGACAACTTTAGTTGTTGATGAAGCAGATCAAATGCTTGATATGGGTTTTATTGAAGATGTAGACCGTCTCGCTTCGAGTATGGCAGAAAAACTGCAAATGCTTGTTTTTTCAGCAACTGTACCAGAGAAATTACAACCGTTCTTAAAAAAATATATGAATAATCCACGTCATGTGCATGTTACACCAGAAACCCAAGCAGCTGAACGTGTAGATCACCGTTTAGTGCCTGTTCGTCACAGAGATAAGATTAGTGTATTAAAAGAAACAATTAGTGGTTTAACACCATATTTGGCAATTGTTTTTGCAAATACAAAAGAACAAGCTGATCTTATCGCAAATGCTCTAGCAGAAGAAGGATTACTGGTGGATAGACTTCACGGAGGCTTGCCTCCTCGAGAGCGTAAGAAGGTTATGAAACGAGTTGAAGACTTATCCATTCAATATTTAGTCGCAACTGATTTAGCAGCTCGAGGAATAGATATTAAAGGTGTTACCCACATTATTAACTTTGAATTTCCAAGTGACCTTGATTTTTATATTCACCGAGTTGGACGAACTGCCCGGGCTGGAGCTGATGGAATTGCGATCTCGCTATATGAGTCAGAGGATGAGGCGGCATGCGCAAAGTTGGTAAAACGGGGAATTAAGTTTACTTTTGTGGAATGGAAACAAGGAGATTGGGTTGAAGTTAAAGCACCTGTAGGAGCTAAAAGAATGAAACACAAACCAGAACAACAAAAAGATAAGACAGATAAACCTAAGGAAAAACAAACAGATGCAAGAACAGGCGGTAAAGCAAAAGCAAAACCGAAAAAAGTAAAGCCTGCGTATAAGCGGAAGGCCCGTACGGCAAATGAAAAAAGACAAAAAAAAGAATCGCGGGTTCGTTCACGAAATAGCAAGTAA
- a CDS encoding 4-hydroxy-3-methylbut-2-enyl diphosphate reductase, whose product MDVLKISPRGYCYGVVDAMVMARQAAQNLDLPRPLYILGQIVHNQHVTDAFEEDGIISLDGPNRLEILKEVTHGTVIFTAHGVSPEVRRLAKEKGLTCIDATCPDVTRTHDLIREKASEGHQFIYVGKQGHPEPEGAMGVAPDAVHLVETIEDLESLKLDDRNIIITNQTTMSQWDVSDIMKRAMELYPNAEVHNEICLATQVRQEAVAEQASECDVVIVVGDPKSNNSNRLAQVSQQIAGTPAYRIGDLSELNLEWIKGATKVGVTSGASTPTPITKEVITFIQNYTPENDETWDTTKKVPIDKILPKVRVKK is encoded by the coding sequence ATGGATGTATTGAAGATTTCTCCAAGAGGCTATTGTTATGGTGTGGTAGATGCGATGGTAATGGCAAGACAGGCAGCGCAAAATTTAGACCTACCTAGACCACTTTATATACTTGGTCAAATCGTGCACAATCAGCACGTGACCGATGCTTTTGAAGAGGATGGCATTATTTCACTAGACGGACCGAACCGTTTAGAAATATTAAAAGAAGTCACTCACGGCACTGTTATTTTCACTGCTCATGGTGTTTCTCCAGAAGTCCGCCGCCTTGCTAAGGAAAAAGGACTTACTTGTATTGATGCAACTTGTCCAGATGTGACTCGCACACATGACCTCATTCGAGAAAAAGCATCAGAAGGACATCAATTCATATATGTAGGGAAACAAGGTCACCCCGAACCAGAAGGTGCAATGGGTGTCGCACCAGATGCTGTACATTTAGTTGAAACGATTGAAGATCTTGAATCACTTAAACTAGATGACCGTAATATTATTATTACAAACCAAACAACAATGAGCCAATGGGATGTTTCCGACATTATGAAACGGGCAATGGAATTATATCCAAATGCTGAAGTCCACAATGAGATCTGCCTTGCAACACAAGTGCGTCAAGAAGCAGTTGCAGAACAAGCATCTGAATGCGATGTTGTTATTGTTGTGGGAGATCCTAAGAGTAATAACTCGAATCGTTTGGCTCAAGTATCACAGCAAATTGCTGGAACACCAGCATATCGAATCGGAGATTTATCAGAACTTAATCTCGAATGGATTAAAGGCGCAACAAAAGTAGGTGTTACATCAGGCGCTTCTACACCTACGCCGATTACGAAAGAAGTCATTACCTTTATTCAAAATTACACACCTGAAAACGATGAAACTTGGGACACAACGAAAAAAGTTCCTATCGATAAGATTCTTCCTAAAGTTCGTGTAAAAAAATAA
- a CDS encoding Nif3-like dinuclear metal center hexameric protein translates to MKKDSIHAQQFVQLFEQFAPKQFAMEGDKNGLMIGTLNKKITNVMIALDVLEDTMDEAIEKNVDFILAHHPLLFRPLKQIDLDTTIGRIIKKAIEHNITIYAAHTNLDVASGGVNDLLAEKLEIESPEVLVETYKEAMQKIVVFVPVEVASKVRAALGDAGAGFIGSYSHCSFSSEGTGSFYPEKDANPHIGKVGRQEYVDEVRIETIIPSRLSRRVVAALVKAHPYEEPVYDLYPLDEPYGKMGLGRIGKVPAGHTLRTYVEFVKQALNIEHVRVVGDLNAPIKKAAILGGDGNKYVLHAKRTGADVLITGDLYYHVAQDALMEGMFVIDAGHHIESIMKEGLTAKMSKLLEKEGYDISVFASVPSTEPFKFM, encoded by the coding sequence ATGAAAAAAGACTCTATCCACGCCCAACAGTTCGTTCAACTCTTCGAACAGTTTGCTCCAAAACAATTTGCTATGGAAGGCGATAAAAATGGATTAATGATCGGTACATTAAATAAAAAAATTACAAATGTGATGATTGCTCTTGATGTATTAGAAGACACAATGGATGAAGCAATTGAAAAAAACGTTGATTTCATTCTAGCACATCATCCGCTTTTATTTCGACCACTTAAGCAAATTGATCTTGATACGACAATCGGGCGAATCATAAAAAAAGCAATTGAACACAACATTACGATTTACGCGGCACATACAAACCTTGATGTTGCAAGTGGTGGAGTAAATGATTTATTAGCTGAAAAACTAGAAATTGAATCGCCAGAAGTTCTCGTTGAAACATATAAAGAAGCAATGCAAAAAATTGTTGTGTTTGTGCCTGTAGAAGTGGCAAGTAAGGTTCGTGCTGCATTAGGTGATGCAGGAGCTGGTTTTATTGGCTCGTATAGCCACTGCTCATTTTCATCAGAGGGGACGGGATCTTTTTATCCTGAAAAAGATGCGAATCCCCATATTGGAAAAGTAGGCAGACAAGAGTATGTGGATGAAGTGCGCATTGAGACGATTATTCCTTCACGACTAAGTCGACGAGTTGTTGCGGCGTTAGTAAAAGCCCATCCATACGAAGAGCCTGTTTATGATCTATACCCCCTTGATGAGCCTTATGGAAAAATGGGCCTCGGACGAATAGGTAAGGTGCCTGCTGGACATACTTTGCGTACGTATGTAGAATTTGTCAAACAAGCATTAAATATTGAACATGTTCGTGTAGTTGGTGATTTAAATGCGCCTATAAAGAAAGCGGCTATTCTTGGAGGCGATGGAAATAAATATGTACTACATGCTAAGCGGACAGGCGCTGATGTGTTAATTACTGGGGACTTGTATTATCATGTTGCACAAGATGCATTAATGGAAGGTATGTTTGTTATTGACGCCGGTCACCATATTGAATCAATAATGAAAGAGGGATTGACTGCTAAAATGAGTAAGCTTCTGGAAAAAGAAGGCTATGATATTTCAGTTTTTGCTTCTGTACCTAGTACTGAGCCATTTAAATTTATGTGA
- a CDS encoding helix-turn-helix transcriptional regulator, producing the protein MSPIELSKRQHRIIDIVKENGPITGEHIAERLSLTRATLRPDLAILTMAGFLDARPRVGYFFTGKTDTRDLSDEIQKIKVHHYQSRPVLIEQSTSVYEAICTMFLEDCGTLFIVDGDSTLVGVASRKDLLRASMGGQAIETIPVSVIMTRMPNITMCEKDDSVIEVAQKLISRQIDGLPIVKKVEVGSGYEVIGRITKTNMTSLLVDLATNETS; encoded by the coding sequence GTGAGTCCAATCGAACTTTCAAAAAGACAGCATCGAATAATAGATATCGTGAAAGAAAACGGTCCAATTACAGGCGAGCATATTGCTGAACGTCTGTCGTTAACGAGAGCGACCTTGCGTCCGGATCTGGCTATTTTAACAATGGCCGGATTTTTGGACGCTCGACCTCGTGTGGGCTATTTTTTCACAGGAAAAACTGATACACGTGATCTCTCTGATGAAATTCAAAAGATTAAAGTTCACCATTACCAATCTAGACCGGTACTAATTGAGCAATCGACTTCGGTATATGAGGCGATTTGTACGATGTTCTTAGAAGATTGCGGTACACTGTTTATCGTAGACGGCGATTCAACATTAGTTGGAGTTGCTTCAAGAAAAGACTTGCTTCGGGCAAGTATGGGTGGACAAGCAATTGAGACAATTCCAGTTAGCGTTATTATGACACGAATGCCTAACATTACGATGTGTGAAAAGGATGACTCTGTTATTGAAGTAGCTCAAAAGCTTATTTCTAGACAAATCGATGGCCTGCCGATTGTAAAAAAGGTTGAGGTGGGTTCTGGATATGAAGTTATTGGGCGGATTACGAAAACAAATATGACATCACTGCTAGTAGATCTGGCTACAAATGAAACTAGTTGA
- a CDS encoding c-type cytochrome has protein sequence MKGRPLIPFAIIAFLGILLMVAFSTIGLQQRANMDEEGDEPIVIDDPVEYGQGLVESSCLSCHANDLSGTASAPAINNLDLSHDEIVNVVSNGQGEGMPSFSGNFEPEEIDAIAEYLLSLTE, from the coding sequence ATGAAAGGACGTCCGTTAATCCCGTTTGCGATAATTGCCTTCCTAGGTATCTTATTAATGGTTGCGTTTTCAACGATTGGTCTACAACAGCGTGCCAATATGGACGAGGAAGGTGACGAGCCAATTGTAATTGATGATCCAGTTGAATATGGACAAGGCCTTGTAGAAAGTTCTTGCCTTAGTTGTCACGCAAACGATTTATCTGGTACTGCATCAGCTCCAGCAATTAATAATTTAGATTTATCGCATGATGAAATTGTGAATGTTGTATCCAATGGACAAGGAGAAGGAATGCCTTCTTTTTCAGGAAATTTTGAGCCAGAGGAAATTGATGCGATCGCTGAATATTTACTATCTTTAACTGAATAA